A window of Citrus sinensis cultivar Valencia sweet orange chromosome 7, DVS_A1.0, whole genome shotgun sequence contains these coding sequences:
- the LOC102629335 gene encoding uncharacterized protein LOC102629335 produces MVNLVAAQRPLLQGLMKMAGVQPHAVEIEPGTTMNFWVPRETIEKPKKGEKIIEKEALKKPSKPVVVLVHGFAAEGIVTWQFQVGALTKKYSVYIPDLLFFGGSITDEADRSPTFQAQCLATGLAKLGVDKCVLVGFSYGGMVSFKVAELYPNLVQAMVVSGSILAMTDSINETNLNRLGVSSSSELLLPNSVKGLKALLSVATYKKLWFPSCLYKDFLEVMFANRKERAELLEGLLISNKDPTVPNFPQRVHLLWGEDDQIFNVELAHNMKEQLGADHVTFQGIKKAGHLVHLERPCAYNRCLKQFLASLHADGQFTPS; encoded by the exons ATGGTGAACTTAGTGGCAGCCCAGAGGCCATTACTGCAAGGACTGATGAAGATGGCTGGAGTGCAACCCCACGCAGTAGAAATCGAGCCAGGCACTACGATGAACTTCTGGGTTCCGCGTGAAACCATagaaaaaccaaagaaagGTGAAAAGATCATCGAAAAAGAAGCACTGAAGAAACCAAGCAAACCAGTTGTTGTTCTTGTGCATGGCTTTGCAGCTGAAGGGATTGTCACATGGCAATTCCAAGTGGGTGCCTTAACCAAAAAATACTCGGTTTATATCCCCGACCTTCTATTTTTTGGTGGCTCTATCACTGACGAAGCCGACCGGTCGCCAACTTTTCAAGCTCAGTGTTTGGCAACGGGTTTAGCAAAACTCGGGGTGGATAAGTGTGTGCTTGTAGGGTTTAGTTATGGGGGCATGGTTAGTTTTAAGGTGGCTGAATTGTATCCAAACTTGGTTCAAGCCATGGTGGTGTCTGGTTCGATTTTGGCCATGACTGACTCCATCAATGAGACTAATTTAAACAGGCTCGGCGTCTCTTCTTCTTCGGAGTTGTTGCTGCCTAATTCTGTTAAGGGATTGAAAGCACTTCTCTCTGTTGCTACCTACAAGAAGCTCTGGTTCCCCAGTTGCCTTTACAAAGATTTCCTTGAG GTGATGTTCGCCAACAGGAAGGAGAGGGCTGAACTCTTGGAGGGTTTGTTAATCAGCAACAAGGATCCCACCGTCCCGAATTTTCCACAG AGAGTGCATCTCTTGTGGGGTGAGGATGATCAAATATTCAATGTGGAGCTCGCCCACAACATGAAAGA GCAACTGGGGGCAGATCATGTCACATTTCAGGGAATAAAGAAGGCAGGTCACTTGGTTCACTTGGAACGACCCTGTGCCTACAACAGGTGTCTCAAACAATTCCTTGCTTCTCTCCACGCAGATGGACAATTCACACCATCCtga
- the LOC102629048 gene encoding sugar transporter ERD6-like 6, with product MSFRDDNEEAANLRKPFLHTGSWYKMGSRQSSIMSSSAQMLRDGSVSVVFCVLVVALGPIQFGFTCGYSSPTQAEIISDLKLTISEFSIFGSLANVGAMVGAIASGQIAEYIGRKGSLMIAAVPNIIGWLIISFSKDSSFLFMGRLLEGFGVGVISYTVPVYIAEIAPQNMRGSLGSVNQLSVTIGIMLAYLLGLFVNWRVLAVLGVLPCTLLIPGLFFIPESPRWLAKMGMTEDFESSLQVLRGFDTDISIEVNEIKRSVASSSRRTAIRFAELKRKRYWFPLMIGIGLLVLQQLSGINGVLFYSSNIFANAGISSSNVATFGLGVVQVVATGVNTWLMDKAGRRLLLLISSSGMAASFFLVSVAFFLEGFVSEDSRFYSILGILSLVGLVTVVISFSLGVGAIPWVIMSEILPVNIKSLAGSVATLANWLVSWIVTMTANFLLDWSNGGTFLIYGIVCAFTVAFVSLWVPETKGRSLEEIQFSFR from the exons ATGAGTTTTAGAGACGATAATGAAGAAGCGGCTAATCTCCGTAAGCCGTTTCTCCACACGGGGAGTTGGTACAAAATGGGCTCCAGACAGTCGAGTATCATGTCGTCATCGGCTCAGATGCTTCGTGACGGCTCCGTCTCCGTTGTCTTTTGCGTCCTCGTCGTCGCCCTCGGCCCCATCCAATTCGGTTTCACT TGTGGCTACTCTTCACCTACGCAAGCCGAAATCATCAGCGATCTTAAACTTACAATTTCGGAG TTCTCTATATTTGGCTCTTTAGCCAATGTGGGTGCTATGGTTGGTGCAATAGCTAGCGGTCAGATAGCAGAGTACATTGGCCGAAAAGGG TCCCTAATGATTGCTGCTGTTCCTAATATTATAGGATGGCTCATCATATCTTTCTCCAAA GATTCCTCGTTTTTATTTATGGGAAGGTTGTTGGAAGGATTTGGTGTTGGTGTAATCTCTTACACG GTGCCCGTGTACATAGCTGAGATAGCACCTCAAAATATGAGAGGAAGTCTTGGATCTGTCAATCAG ctCTCAGTTACGATTGGAATTATGCTGGCGTATCTATTGGGGCTTTTTGTCAATTGGAGAGTGCTTGCGGTTTTAG GAGTTCTGCCATGTACATTGTTGATACCTGGATTGTTTTTCATACCAGAATCTCCTCGATGGCTG GCTAAAATGGGGATGACCGAAGATTTTGAATCCTCTTTGCAAGTTTTACGAGGTTTTGATACAGACATTTCCATTGAAGTTAATGAAATCAAG AGGTCTGTAGCATCATCAAGCAGAAGAACCGCAATACGATTTGCCGAGCTTAAGCGAAAAAGATATTGGTTTCCTTTGATG ATAGGAATAGGATTACTGGTTCTTCAGCAACTCAGTGGCATCAATGGTGTTTTATTCTATTCCAGTAACATTTTTGCTAATGCTG GGATTTCATCAAGTAacgttgctacatttggactTGGGGTTGTTCAG GTTGTTGCCACTGGGGTCAATACATGGTTGATGGACAAAGCTGGCCGCAGGCTTCTTCTTTTA ATATCATCATCTGGAATGGCTGCTAGTTTTTTCCTTGTTTCAGTTGCATTCTTTTTGGAG GGTTTTGTGTCAGAAGATTCTCGCTTTTATAGCATATTGGGGATATTGTCGCTTGTCGGTCTTGTG ACTGTAGTGATTTCATTCTCTTTGGGAGTTGGAGCTATTCCTTGGGTTATAATGTCCGag ATACTTCCAGTGAATATCAAGAGCCTTGCTGGCAGTGTTGCAACGTTGGCAAACTGGCTGGTATCGTGGATTGTCACAATGACTGCAAATTTTCTGTTAGATTGGAGCAATGGAG GCACCTTCTTGATTTACGGGATAGTGTGTGCTTTCACTGTTGCTTTTGTGTCTCTCTGGGTTCCTGAAACCAAAGGAAGAAGTCTGGAAGAAATTCAGTTTTCCTTCAGATAA
- the LOC102629620 gene encoding DNA-3-methyladenine glycosylase 1: MKKPNHTSDNISQNPSASSKITFPPRKIRKLTTITPITKIAEIPVATAISTNSDNSPKIFKPLTFKGEVDIALRHLRDKDPLLATLIDAHRPPTFESSRSPFLSLAKSILYQQLAYKAAKSIYTRFVALFNGEDNILPDAVLAVSPQQLREIGVSYRKASYLRDLAEKYTDGILSDESIVEMDDVTMFKMLTSVKGIGAWSVHMFMIFSLHKPDVLPVGDLGVRKGLQVLYGLKELPGALKMEEVCEKWKPYRSVGSWYMWRLMEAKGVLPNVAKAAVTSVEAA; encoded by the coding sequence ATGAAGAAACCAAATCACACCAGTGACAATATTTCACAAAACCCCTCAGCCTCGTCCAAAATCACATTCCCACCCCGAAAAATCCGAAAACTCACTACCATCACGCCCATCACCAAGATCGCCGAAATTCCCGTCGCCACCGCCATCAGCACAAACTCCGACAATTCacccaaaattttcaaaccgCTAACATTCAAAGGCGAAGTCGATATCGCTTTACGACATTTACGGGACAAAGATCCTCTTTTGGCAACACTGATTGACGCTCACCGGCCACCGACGTTCGAATCATCCCGATCGCCGTTTCTCTCTCTCGCAAAAAGCATCCTTTATCAGCAACTCGCTTACAAAGCCGCGAAATCAATCTACACTCGGTTCGTCGCTCTTTTCAACGGCGAGGACAACATCCTCCCCGATGCCGTTTTGGCAGTATCCCCTCAACAGCTTCGGGAAATCGGAGTCTCGTATCGAAAAGCGAGCTACCTTCGTGACCTGGCCGAGAAATATACAGATGGGATTTTATCTGATGAGTCAATTGTAGAAATGGACGATGTGACGATGTTCAAAATGTTGACGAGTGTGAAGGGTATTGGAGCGTGGTCTGTGCACATGTTTATGATATTTTCACTGCACAAACCGGATGTGTTGCCGGTGGGCGATTTAGGAGTGAGGAAAGGCCTGCAGGTTTTGTATGGGTTGAAAGAGTTGCCGGGGGCATTGAAAATGGAGGAGGTCTGTGAGAAGTGGAAGCCTTACCGGTCTGTTGGGTCTTGGTATATGTGGCGGTTAATGGAAGCCAAAGGAGTTCTGCCAAATGTCGCAAAAGCAGCCGTCACGAGCGTTGAAGCTGCGTAA